In Penaeus chinensis breed Huanghai No. 1 chromosome 19, ASM1920278v2, whole genome shotgun sequence, a single genomic region encodes these proteins:
- the LOC125035300 gene encoding solute carrier family 46 member 3-like isoform X1: MEPQKKKDPLITLFFPSLMEALKAVTLEPVMLIDGACNQAMMLLAENVQMNKICTVNLNISAEVCFNLSSHHEENILVQRELSIFAFYNSIIMSVLPFLIVLFMGAWSDRYGRKIPLLLTFTGHLFYAGGYLLNNWQSTWPIEVVYLVTFLEALGGGYMCLLSIATSYVSDICSEESRTSRVSTATSFWYLGGPLGTLLGAIVLSHSGYNLALGLVFMAYVSAICYILTFIRESHGPFAQEPKEVKGRSSDESQGVKREEVTSRKMFTDFFNWRRLFESFKTAFRKREGNTRVILVVAIVCNMLWRMSRGFYVYLFVRRTLQWDATDFGYYLTYRNLIAAAGSLVLVPLLTRLVSISDTSLVILGSVSIVGEYGCYGFISGARQKALMWLGPPIGVLSNASVIAFRSMSTKLVSAEEKGRISAVLAALYGLMPMAGYAVYAPIYYHTVETFPAAQFFFAAGVNALILLLFIVIQFIFTPKVAKEEVKPEGNSKKAETSDNMKASTVTLSSVIGSESLDEGS; encoded by the exons ATGGAACCacagaagaaaaaagacccaTTGATCACCCTGTTTTTCCCTTCGCTAATGGAAGCTCTGAAGGCGGTGACATTAGAACCTGTCATGTTGATTGACGGAGCCTGCAATCAAGCCATGATGTTGCTAGCTGAGAACGTACAAATGAACAAGATTTGCACGGTGAACCTGAACATTTCTGCGGAG GTCTGTTTTAACCTCTCATCTCACCACGAGGAAAATATTCTCGTCCAAAGAGAGCTCAGCATTTTCGCATTCTACAACAGCATAATCATGtctgtccttcccttccttattgtGTTGTTCATGGGGGCCTGGAGTGACAGATACGGAAGAAAG ATCCCTTTACTTCTGACCTTCACTGGCCATCTCTTCTACGCAGGGGGGTATCTCCTGAACAACTGGCAGAGCACTTGGCCCATTGAGGTCGTCTACCTCGTGACCTTTCTGGAGGCACTCGGAGGAGGCTACATGTGCTTGCTTTCCATCGCCACCAGCTACGTCAGCGACATCTGTTCGGAGGAGAGCCGCACGTCCAGGGTCAGCACAGCAACTTCGTTCTGGTACCTGGGAGGGCCTCTTGGCACCTTGCTGGGCGCCATCGTCTTAAGTCACAGCGGTTACAACCTGGCACTCGGCCTCGTTTTCATGGCGTACGTCTCGGCCATATGCTATATCTTGACGTTTATCCGAGAAAGCCACGGTCCTTTCGCCCAGGAGCCGAAAGAGGTCAAAGGCCGAAGTTCAGACGAGAGCCAAGGTGTCAAGAGAGAAGAGGTAACGTCTCGGAAGATGTTTACGGACTTCTTCAACTGGCGGCGACTGTTCGAGAGTTTCAAGACGGCTTTTCGGAAACGCGAAGGAAACACCAGAGTCATTTTGGTCGTCGCCATCGTCTGTAACATGCTGTGGAGAATGTCGAGAG GCTTCTACGTGTACTTGTTTGTAAGAAGAACACTGCAGTGGGATGCTACGGACTTTGGCTACTATCTCACTTACCGTAACCTGATCGCTGCAGCAG GCTCCTTGGTCCTGGTGCCTCTGCTGACTCGCCTCGTGTCCATAAGCGACACGTCCCTGGTGATCCTGGGCTCCGTGTCCATCGTGGGCGAGTACGGCTGCTACGGCTTCATCTCCGGCGCCAGGCAGAAGGCGCTCATGTGGCTCGGACCGCCCATCGGGGTCCTGTCAAACGCCAGCGTCATCGCCTTCCGCTCCATGTCGACCAAGCTGGTTTCCGCCGAGGAGAAAG GTCGCATCAGCGCTGTCCTGGCCGCCCTCTACGGCCTCATGCCCATGGCTGGGTACGCCGTCTATGCCCCGATCTATTACCACACCGTCGAGACTTTCCCGGCCGCTCAGTTCTTCTTCGCCGCTGGAGTCAACGCCCTTATCTTGTTGCTTTTCAT TGTGATCCAGTTCATCTTCACACCAAAAGTTGCAAAAGAGGAGGTTAAACCTGAAGGAAATTCGAAAAAAGCTGAAACATCTGATAATATGAAAGCATCTACTGTCACTCTGTCAAGTGTCATAGGAAGCGAGTCACTGGACGAAGGGAGCTGA
- the LOC125035300 gene encoding solute carrier family 46 member 3-like isoform X2, whose product MEPQKKKDPLITLFFPSLMEALKAVTLEPVMLIDGACNQAMMLLAENVQMNKICTVNLNISAEIPLLLTFTGHLFYAGGYLLNNWQSTWPIEVVYLVTFLEALGGGYMCLLSIATSYVSDICSEESRTSRVSTATSFWYLGGPLGTLLGAIVLSHSGYNLALGLVFMAYVSAICYILTFIRESHGPFAQEPKEVKGRSSDESQGVKREEVTSRKMFTDFFNWRRLFESFKTAFRKREGNTRVILVVAIVCNMLWRMSRGFYVYLFVRRTLQWDATDFGYYLTYRNLIAAAGSLVLVPLLTRLVSISDTSLVILGSVSIVGEYGCYGFISGARQKALMWLGPPIGVLSNASVIAFRSMSTKLVSAEEKGRISAVLAALYGLMPMAGYAVYAPIYYHTVETFPAAQFFFAAGVNALILLLFIVIQFIFTPKVAKEEVKPEGNSKKAETSDNMKASTVTLSSVIGSESLDEGS is encoded by the exons ATGGAACCacagaagaaaaaagacccaTTGATCACCCTGTTTTTCCCTTCGCTAATGGAAGCTCTGAAGGCGGTGACATTAGAACCTGTCATGTTGATTGACGGAGCCTGCAATCAAGCCATGATGTTGCTAGCTGAGAACGTACAAATGAACAAGATTTGCACGGTGAACCTGAACATTTCTGCGGAG ATCCCTTTACTTCTGACCTTCACTGGCCATCTCTTCTACGCAGGGGGGTATCTCCTGAACAACTGGCAGAGCACTTGGCCCATTGAGGTCGTCTACCTCGTGACCTTTCTGGAGGCACTCGGAGGAGGCTACATGTGCTTGCTTTCCATCGCCACCAGCTACGTCAGCGACATCTGTTCGGAGGAGAGCCGCACGTCCAGGGTCAGCACAGCAACTTCGTTCTGGTACCTGGGAGGGCCTCTTGGCACCTTGCTGGGCGCCATCGTCTTAAGTCACAGCGGTTACAACCTGGCACTCGGCCTCGTTTTCATGGCGTACGTCTCGGCCATATGCTATATCTTGACGTTTATCCGAGAAAGCCACGGTCCTTTCGCCCAGGAGCCGAAAGAGGTCAAAGGCCGAAGTTCAGACGAGAGCCAAGGTGTCAAGAGAGAAGAGGTAACGTCTCGGAAGATGTTTACGGACTTCTTCAACTGGCGGCGACTGTTCGAGAGTTTCAAGACGGCTTTTCGGAAACGCGAAGGAAACACCAGAGTCATTTTGGTCGTCGCCATCGTCTGTAACATGCTGTGGAGAATGTCGAGAG GCTTCTACGTGTACTTGTTTGTAAGAAGAACACTGCAGTGGGATGCTACGGACTTTGGCTACTATCTCACTTACCGTAACCTGATCGCTGCAGCAG GCTCCTTGGTCCTGGTGCCTCTGCTGACTCGCCTCGTGTCCATAAGCGACACGTCCCTGGTGATCCTGGGCTCCGTGTCCATCGTGGGCGAGTACGGCTGCTACGGCTTCATCTCCGGCGCCAGGCAGAAGGCGCTCATGTGGCTCGGACCGCCCATCGGGGTCCTGTCAAACGCCAGCGTCATCGCCTTCCGCTCCATGTCGACCAAGCTGGTTTCCGCCGAGGAGAAAG GTCGCATCAGCGCTGTCCTGGCCGCCCTCTACGGCCTCATGCCCATGGCTGGGTACGCCGTCTATGCCCCGATCTATTACCACACCGTCGAGACTTTCCCGGCCGCTCAGTTCTTCTTCGCCGCTGGAGTCAACGCCCTTATCTTGTTGCTTTTCAT TGTGATCCAGTTCATCTTCACACCAAAAGTTGCAAAAGAGGAGGTTAAACCTGAAGGAAATTCGAAAAAAGCTGAAACATCTGATAATATGAAAGCATCTACTGTCACTCTGTCAAGTGTCATAGGAAGCGAGTCACTGGACGAAGGGAGCTGA